The Verrucomicrobiota bacterium DNA segment ATAGCCCAGAAGGGGCGTTAGAACATGACCCAGGGTTTACCCTGGGTAACCGTAAAATCACGATGAGCCCTGAAGGGGCGGCAGAGGGCGCCGCTCCCTCCGGAGCAGAGGTTAACCGCGGCCACTGCGTCTCCGAACCCCGAACCCCGACACCCGACACCCGACACCCGACACCCGACACCCGACACCCGTTACCCGTTACCCGTTACCCGTTACCCGTTACCCGTTACCCGACACCCGTTACCCGTTACCCGTTACCCGTTACTCGCCACCCCGGACCTCGAGCTGGTCGCTCATGATCAGGCCTTCTTCGCAGATGAATGCCACCCCGCCCGAAGCTAACGGCGAGCCGGCGTCCTGCAGGCTGAACATTTCCTCGTCGTTTACCGACCCGACGAGGTTTGTGCCGCTTATCTCGAGCGCAAGCCTGTATGGGCATTCCCGCTGCCAATCGAACGGCCGTTCCGCCAGCACCTGAATGCCATCGAAAGACCTTATAAGCTGCAACCGTTGACCCGGGCCGAGCAAAAGCGCGTAGTAACGCAGGAGGCCTTGGACCCGGGCGGCCAGACCGAACGACTTGGCGAGCCGGGCGGTGATGGTGGCCTCGACACCGTAATCTTTCCAGTCTCGTGAACCCTGGATGAACAAGCCGGTTCCGCGCCCCTGGCAAAGGTGAAAGGCGGCGGCCCACCGCGTGTCTGCGTGGTCGAACGCATTGATCCAGGCGCGATGCCACATGCTGCCGCCCGTTTCCGGACGCCGAAAAGTGGTGACCGGCGCTCCTTTCCAGTCGGCGTAGTCGACGTACACCGTACCTTCGGCGCGCAACGCGGAGTTCAGTTCAAAGCCGAACCGGGCGATCGGTGCGCCGCCGGTTTCTTCAATCCGCCACGCTGGTTCGCCGGAGTCGCCGGGATGGATGGTCAACTCCGGTCCATACCGGCGCGAGAGCTGATCCTGGCCGTTGTAGAACGCGATGAACGGCGAGACCCGGACTGCGCACGAGTTTGCCGGGCCGGCTTCCAGCCTTGCCCTGACGATCTGGCCAGGGAAAAGGGTCGGGGATGCCATCAGCGTGTAGTGGCTGTACCCTTTTGCATCGGGCGGGATGAAAGTGGGGGTCGAAATGCGCGCGCCACGGCCTTTCGCCAGATGCTGAAATTCCCACGCGAGGCTGCGACGACCGTCTTTGCTATGGCCAGGCACGTTGCGCAGCGTCGTAAGGGCGGAACCGCCAGCGGGAGGCTCCACCTCGAACCCCTGGAGCGCACCCGGCAGCTCGAAATGGAATCGCGCCCCCTGTTTCGGATTTTCGATCGGTCCGGCTTGCTTCAGTTCGCCGGCGATCCGGCAGATTTCGTACGTCTCGCGCACCGCGTCGGTGATGCCGCGTCCGCCGTCCGCCGTCGAAAGGTAAAGCCGGTCAGCCACGGGAGAACGGAAGTCCGGACCATCCTCGATTCCGGCCAAACCGTTCCTGATGCCCATGAGGCATCCGACGTTGCCCGCGTTACAATCGGTGTCCCAGCCTGACGTGCAGGCGATCATGAGTGCCCGCTGAAAACTGTCCTGAGCATAGAGGAGACTCAGGATGATGAGGGCGTGATTGGGCACCACGTGACAGTTTCCACCGAATTTATCGTACCCGTAGGTTCGTTCGATCCGCTCCCGGGTCAGCCGCCAGTCGCCGTCTTTGGCGCTCCAATCGCGAACGTCCTTGACCAAACGGTTGATCAGAGAATCGGGCGGCACGCAGGAAAGGCCCGTTTCGAGAAGGTAATCCAGGCGCTTTTCAACGAACGCCTGCGCTTCCATCGCGGCGAGGAGTTGCGCGGCGTAAATCGCCTCGCCGTCATGGCTCACGGACGCCGCCTTGCCGGCCAGTTCTGCGGCCAGCGCCGGGTTGCCCGGTGCGGCCAGTGCCCAGCCGTCGATAAAAATCTGCGCGCCGATCTGTTCCGCCACGACCTTTCCGTTCATGGCGATCGAGCCGCTCCGCGGCGCCGGGATTCCGGACTTGAGCCGCAGGAACGCGGTGTGTTCGGTCGAGTTTCCGAAGCCGCCCCACCACAAAATGCTCCTGTTCTCGACGATGTAGTTAAGCCAGGTACGGCCGATCTGCTCCGCGCTGATCGAACGCTGAAAGCCGTGATCCGCCAGGGCGCGCACGAAGGTGAACGTGCCCGACAGATCGTCATCCGCGACCACCAGCGGTACGTTCAGCCGGTCATGGACGTAGTACCAGACCTCGCCCAGTTCAGCCTGAATCCGGCGGTGCGTCCACCCTTCAAATGGACGCCCGAGGTAGACACCGATGATCTTACCGAGAACTCCGGCGTACACGCGTTCGACATAATCCTGCGGATCTGACATAGGAAAGTAAGCAGACGATCCACGATCGATGACTCACGCCGCCAGTGACCGGAGCACCGGACCGCGCGGCCTCAGTTCACGTCACCTCGAGGTAGTTGAGGCCGGCGAGCGCGGGGAAGGGGGCATGCGGTTCGGCCTGATACCAGAACGCCGTGGAAGCGACGTCATCCTGCAAAGGCAGATATCGCCGATGGCCCTGCAGCGTCGATCGCCAGCCAAGCGCCTGGATGGTCGCCCGGAGATCCTGGTGAAACCGGACCGGATCCATGACGTGCCAGCGGTACATGCCAAACCGTTGCTGGCTCTGGTACAAACCATCCGGCTTGATCACCTGCGGCAACCCGGAAAAAGGTGACGAGAACACGCCGTACTGGCCCATCGGGTGTTCAAAGTTCCACGCACCGCCGAAGTAATCTTCCGTTCCCGTGCCGCAGATGGTGGGCCAATCGGTGTCGCCGTCAAGGTAGAACTTTATCTCACCTTCGCCCCACCAGCCGGTGCTGTGAACGCCCCAGGCAAGGTAGGTTCCGACGTAGTGCCCGTCGCCGCGAACCCCGTCCAGGATCGTATGGACGTGCTTGTAAGGAATGGGGTTGGTTCGCCGCCACTGCGCGTGAAAGTAAGCCCGATCCGGACTCACCTCCGTCAACGTGTAATCGATCTGGTAGTAAAACGCTTCAACCGCGTCCGGGCTGAGGTTC contains these protein-coding regions:
- a CDS encoding DUF2961 domain-containing protein yields the protein MEPTFNGLDMSLGNLARLSRAQTRSISAENFTGAKGQGGMAIEGTGAVPARELGQGWKVSPSISIAGAGTVTLAQIEGSGAIQHIWLTVHPKHWRHLILRMYWDGESTASVEVPLGDFFCQGWCVRANVSSLPVAVNPAGGFNSYWEMPFRAGARITLENLSPDAVEAFYYQIDYTLTEVSPDRAYFHAQWRRTNPIPYKHVHTILDGVRGDGHYVGTYLAWGVHSTGWWGEGEIKFYLDGDTDWPTICGTGTEDYFGGAWNFEHPMGQYGVFSSPFSGLPQVIKPDGLYQSQQRFGMYRWHVMDPVRFHQDLRATIQALGWRSTLQGHRRYLPLQDDVASTAFWYQAEPHAPFPALAGLNYLEVT
- a CDS encoding ADP-ribosylglycohydrolase family protein, yielding MSDPQDYVERVYAGVLGKIIGVYLGRPFEGWTHRRIQAELGEVWYYVHDRLNVPLVVADDDLSGTFTFVRALADHGFQRSISAEQIGRTWLNYIVENRSILWWGGFGNSTEHTAFLRLKSGIPAPRSGSIAMNGKVVAEQIGAQIFIDGWALAAPGNPALAAELAGKAASVSHDGEAIYAAQLLAAMEAQAFVEKRLDYLLETGLSCVPPDSLINRLVKDVRDWSAKDGDWRLTRERIERTYGYDKFGGNCHVVPNHALIILSLLYAQDSFQRALMIACTSGWDTDCNAGNVGCLMGIRNGLAGIEDGPDFRSPVADRLYLSTADGGRGITDAVRETYEICRIAGELKQAGPIENPKQGARFHFELPGALQGFEVEPPAGGSALTTLRNVPGHSKDGRRSLAWEFQHLAKGRGARISTPTFIPPDAKGYSHYTLMASPTLFPGQIVRARLEAGPANSCAVRVSPFIAFYNGQDQLSRRYGPELTIHPGDSGEPAWRIEETGGAPIARFGFELNSALRAEGTVYVDYADWKGAPVTTFRRPETGGSMWHRAWINAFDHADTRWAAAFHLCQGRGTGLFIQGSRDWKDYGVEATITARLAKSFGLAARVQGLLRYYALLLGPGQRLQLIRSFDGIQVLAERPFDWQRECPYRLALEISGTNLVGSVNDEEMFSLQDAGSPLASGGVAFICEEGLIMSDQLEVRGGE